One Benincasa hispida cultivar B227 chromosome 5, ASM972705v1, whole genome shotgun sequence genomic window carries:
- the LOC120077793 gene encoding two pore calcium channel protein 1A → MEESLLVGGGESSSSSSSRRQIPHVRFRRRSDAIAYGSAYQRAAALVDLAEDGIGIPEKILDQSNFQSAAKLYFIFIKFDLIWSLNFFALIVLNFFEKPLWCSKYNTHSCNDREYFFLGQLPYLTAVESLIYEAVTLIILIIHTFFPISYEGAQLYWKNLLNQLKVICIIILVADFLVYTVFLSPVAFDYLPFRVAPYIRVVFFIMNIRHLRESIIILAGMLGTYLNVLALWLLFLLFSSWLAYVIFEDTQQGKLIFTSFGATLYQMFILFTTSNNPDVWIPAYKASRWYCLFFVLYVLLGVYFVTNLILAVVYDSFKSQLAKQISEMDRLRKSILAKAFSLMDTDNVGFINKEQCLILLEELNRYRTLPKISRDDYELIFDELDDSRDFKINMDEFDDLCNAIALKFQKEDIPSWFEGYPSVYHSVFSKKLKAFVRSPTFGYAVSFILILNLVAVIIETTLDIENNMGQSIPFLPTGWIYVVEMALKIYAFGFLNYWRDGQNQFDFLVTWIIVIGETITFVAPSGLTFLSNGEWIRYLLIARMLRLIRLLMHVRQYRAFLATFLTLIPSLMPYLGTIFCVLCLYCTLGMQVFGGIVNAGNPTLSKTDLDDDDYLLFNFNDFPNGMVTLFNLLVMGNWQDWMQSYKELTGSIWSLVYFISFYLITVLLLLNLVVAFVLEAFFAELDIESSENGEQQDQDGDSKKDRRRLVGTKTRSSKVDILLHHMLSAELDRKDSD, encoded by the exons ATGGAGGAGTCTCTGCTAGTAGGAGGAGGAGAAAGTAGCAGTAGCTCCAGCTCTCGACGTCAGATTCCGCATGTCAGGTTCAGGCGCCGCTCCGACGCCATCGCTTATGGCTCTGCTTACCAAAGAGCAGCTGCTCTTGTGGATCTG GCTGAAGATGGCATTGGTATACCCGAGAAAATTCTTGATCAGTCAAACTTTCAGAGTGCTGCAAAGCTCTacttcatttttattaaatttgatttgatttggtcCTTAAATTTCTTTGCGCTGATTGTCCTAAATTTCTTTGAG AAACCATTGTGGTGCTCCAAATACAATACACATTCTTGTAACGACAGGGAGTATTTCTTTCTTGGGCAGTTGCCGTACTTAACAGCTGTTGAATCTCTTATATATGAG GCTGTGACTCTCATAATACTCATTATACACACTTTTTTCCCAATTTCATATGAAGGTGCCCAGCTTTATTGGAAAAATCTCTTGAATCAGTTGAAG GTCATTTGCATAATTATTTTGGTTGCTGATTTTCTCGTTTATACCGTATTTTTGTCGCCAGTGGCCTTTGATTATCTTCCATTCAGAGTTGCACCTTATATTAGAGTTGTCTTTTTCATCATGAATATCAG GCATCTGCGGGAGAGCATCATCATACTGGCTGGAATGCTTGGCACATACTTGAATGTCTTG GCTCTATGGCTTTTGTTTCTTCTGTTTTCCAGCTGGTTGGCATATGTTATTTTTGAGGATACACAGCAGGGGAAATTAATATTTACTTCTTTTGGAGCCACATTATATCAAATGTTTATCTTGTTCACAACATCCAATAATCCGGATGTTTGGATACCTGCTTACAA GGCGTCTCGTTGGTATTGCCTCTTTTTTGTGCTTTACGTGCTGTTGGGTGTTTACTTCGTTACAAACTTGATTCTTGCTGTTGTATACGATAGCTTTAAGAGTCAG ctTGCTAAACAAATTTCTGAGATGGATCGCTTGAGGAAAAGTATATTGGCCAAAGCATTTAGTCTCATGGATACTGAT AACGTTGGCTTTATCAATAAAGAGCAGtgccttatacttcttgaagAACTTAATAGATACAG GACATTACCGAAAATATCAAGGGATGATTATGAATTAATATTTGATGAGCTGGATGACAGTCGTGATTTTAAG ATTAATATGGACGAGTTCGATGATCTTTGCAATGCTATAGCCTTGAAGTTCCAGAAGGAGGACATT CCTTCATGGTTTGAAGGGTATCCTTCGGTCTACCATTCagttttttcaaaaaagttgAAAGCGTTTGTGCGGAGCCCCACATTCGGATATGCTGTATCTTTTATCCTCATACTGAATCTAGTTGCTGTTATTATTGAAACAACA CTTGATATAGAAAACAATATGGG aCAATCTATTCCTTTTTTGCCAACAGGTTGGATATATGTAGTTGAAATGGCTCTAAAAATCTACGCATTTGGGTTTTTGAATTATTGGAGAGATGgccaaaatcaatttgatttccttGTCACGTGGATTATAG TGATTGGAGAAACAATAACTTTTGTGGCACCTAGTGGTTTAACTTTTCTTTCAAATGGAGAATG GATTCGCTACCTTCTGATAGCAAGAATGCTACGCCTCATAAGGCTCCTAATGCATGTCCGGCAATATCGAGCATTTCTTGCCACCTTCTTAACTCTCATCCCTAGTTTGATGCCATATCTAGGGACTATTTTCTGTGTCCTTTGTCTTTATTGCACTCTTGGCATGCAG GTCTTTGGAGGCATTGTCAATGCTGGAAATCCCACTTTGTCTAAGACTGATCTGGATGATGATGA CTACCTACTTTTCAATTTCAACGACTTCCCTAATGGCATGGTGACCTTGTTCAATTTGCTAGTTATGGGAAACTGGCAAGATTGGATGCAG AGCTACAAGGAATTAACCGGAAGTATTTGGAGCCTCGTttattttatcagtttctacCTAATAACCGTTTTGCTGCTCTTAAATCTG gTTGTAGCTTTTGTCTTGGAGGCATTCTTTGCTGAATTGGATATTGAATCTTCAGAAAATGGTGAACAACAGGATCAG GACGGAGATAGTAAAAAGGATCGCCGACGTTTAGTTGG CACTAAAACTCGGAGCAGCAAAGTTGACATTCTTCTCCATCATATGTTGAGTGCAGAATTGGATCGAAAGGATTCCGATTAG
- the LOC120077792 gene encoding major strawberry allergen Fra a 1.08-like: MRSMKGEVLLKLPAEKAWEMYRDNDVVSKINPELLSRAEYVQGDGGPGTLRLFKLGPAVRSYVEESVEKIEKVETGRSVSYDVVGGELRKMYNPYKVTFTFTPVEGKEKEMCIAQWEAEYEPITPAIPPPDKARDAALQFLQCFDKFQLSY; this comes from the exons atgaggaGCATGAAAGGAGAGGTGTTGCTGAAGCTGCCTGCCGAGAAAGCATGGGAGATGTACAGAGACAACGATGTGGTCAGTAAAATAAATCCTGAGCTGCTTTCTCGAGCTGAATATGTTCAAGGAGATGGTGGCCCTGGAACTCTCAGGCTTTTCAAGCTTGGCCCTg CTGTGAGAAGCTACGTGGAAGAATCGGTGGAGAAGATAGAGAAGGTAGAGACAGGTAGATCAGTGAGCTACGATGTGGTGGGAGGAGAGCTAAGGAAGATGTATAATCCATACAAAGTGACATTCACATTTACTCCGGTGGaaggaaaagagaaggaaatgtGCATTGCTCAATGGGAAGCTGAGTACGAGCCAATCACTCCGGCCATCCCTCCACCGGACAAAGCAAGGGATGCTGCTTTGCAATTTCTCCAATGCTTTGACAAGTTTCAGCTCAGCTACTAA